The nucleotide sequence CAAGCTACAAAACTTTATATAGAATCATTCTCTAACGGAAGTCCGGTTCTGAAAAACGTAGCGGCAACGCCAACAACAGATGTTACAAAAAAATTATCCGGAACTATTAATAATATGGGAGTTCCTGGCGCAAAATCTTTCCATTTGATTGCTCCCGGATATGGGAACCTTTCTGGAATCACTTTGGGAACGGCTAATCCTTATTATGTAAGATTTGCAACCAGTGCCACGTCAACAGTTGCAGGTGATGCTGCTGCACAAAAACCTACATTCTTCTCTCTTTGGATAGGAAACAATGATGTATTAAGCTATGCATCAAGTGGCGGATTAGGAACAGATCAAAAAGGAAATACAAATCCTGCAAGCTATGGATCCAATGATATCTCGGACCCGAATGTAGTAGCAGGTGCAATCAAAACGGTATTGGAAACCCTAAAGGCTGCAGGTTCTACAAAAGGAGTGATTGCCAATATCCCTTATGTAACCTCTATTCCTTATTTCACAACAGTGCCTTACAACCCTTTAACACCACAAAAATTAGGTTCAAATATCACCGTGCTTAATGCAAGTTTATATGGACCTCTTAAACAGGCATTGACAGCATTTGGAGCTGGAGACAGAATCAATTTGCTATCTTCCACAGCATCTAACCCTGTGCTTATTAAAGACGTATCTCTTACCAATCTTTCTGCACAATTGACAGCCGCATTAACACCATCTTTAGGTGCGGCAACGGCGGCGGCATTCGGGCAAATCTATGGACAAGCAAGACAAGCTACAGCAGAAGATTATGTATTACTTACTGCAAGTTCTGTAATTGCAACAACCAATGTCAGTGCGCCTGCTTCTATCAATGTTAATGGAGTATCTTATCCATTGGAAAATCAATATGTATTAACTAAAACAGAAGCAGCAAGCGTTAAAACAGCTATCGATGCGTACAATTCTCAAATCTCTGCATTGGCGACAGCCTATGGTTTAGCTTTTGTTAATGCTAATGCCAAAATGGTTGAGCTTAATTCTGCGTCTGGAATCCAGTTTGACGGGGTAAAATATTCTGCTAAATTTGTAACAGGAGGTACATTTTCATTAGACGGCGTACACCTTACGGGACGTGGATATGCAGTAGTAGCTAACGAATTCCTGAAAGCTATTAACTACAAGTACAAATCCAATTTACCTATGGTGAATCCCAATTCCTACTCTGGAGTCACTTTTCCTAAATAGGATGTATAAATTATAAAATACAAAACCGCTTCTTCTATTAGGAGCGGTTTTTTGTTGGTATCAAATATTATTTTCAAAATATAAAATTTTGATTATTTTTACAAAATGCTTTCAAAAAGAGTCAAATACGCGATCAAAACTTTGCTTTTCCTTAACAGGACGAACAATGCTTCATTATTTTCCGCTAAAAAAATATCGGAGAACGAACGTATTCCGCTCAAATTTTTGGAACAAATCCTGCGCGAACTTAAGCAAAACAAAATTCTCAAAAGCGAAAGAGGTGCTGAAGGTGGCTATACTTTTATGAAAGATCCTGCTGACATCAAAGTTCTGGATGTGATTAGAATTGTAGACGGACCTGTTGCAATGTTACCTTGCGCATCACTCAATTTTTATGAAAAATGTGCGGACTGCACAGATGAAGCTACTTGTGGCATCAGAAAACTTTTAATCAATGTTCGTGACAGTATGCTTCCAATTTTGGATACAAGCATCGCTGATATGACAAAATCTGAAAAGTTCCCTATCTAAACTATGTTCACAGACGAATATTTTATGAAGATGGCTTTCCAAGAAGCTCAATTGTCTTTGGAAAAAGACGAAGTTCCAATTGGCTGCATCATTGTTTCAAATGATAGAGTGATTGCTAGATCTCATAACCTTACAGAAACACTTACCGATGTTACGGCTCACGCAGAAATGCAGGCCATCACCTCAGCGGCTAATTTTCTTGGTGGGAAATACTTACAGAATTGCACTTTATATGTGACTTTGGAGCCTTGTGTGATGTGTTCCGGAGCTTTGGCTTGGTCACAAATTTCCAAAGTGGTGATTGGCGCTAGAGATGAACAACGAGGTTTTATCAACAAAGGATTATCTCTTCATCCAAAAACAGAAGTTGTGACAGGTGTTTTGGAAAAGGAATGTTCTGAAATCGTAAAAGACTTCTTTAAAAATAAAAGATAACTATAAGTCTTTCCCAAGGTAATACAAACCTTTCAAAGTGTGAAGTTTATCCGCAATATTGATTTTATTAGTCAAAGGTTTATAAACGTGGCTTACACCGCCGGTTGCGATAACGAAACAGTTATCATTAACCTCATCATTAATCCTGTCTATAAAACCTTCTACCATACCAAGAAAACCGTAAACCATTCCGCTTTGCATACAAGTAATCGTATCCAAACCTAGAACAGATTTCGGTTTTACCAATTCGATTTCCGGGAGTTGGGCGGTTCCTTTTATCAAACTATTGAGTGAAGTTATAATTCCTGGCGCGATGATAACGCCTACAGTTTCTCCCTTCTCCGTCAGGCAACTTGCTGTGAGTGCAGTTCCAAAATCCAAAATGATTTTTTTATTTCTCGGATATAGATTGTGCGCCGCAACCAGATTAGCGTAGATATCTGTTCCCATCTGTTTGGACTTCGGAATCACTCCAGATGGCGTGTTTCTGTCAACAATTATCGGAACTTTCTGATGAATTTTCTTAATCGAACTCGCCACCACTTTCGTCAATTGCGGAACCACGGAACCGATTATGACTTTATCAATATGATCCACATCGATCTTATAGGTCTGATAAAGCATCAGAATTTGAACAAACAGTTCATCCGTCGTCTTGTAAGGTTTTGTATTGATGACCCAGGAGATATCACAATTGTCATCATCAAACAATCCAAAACGGATATTGGTATTTCCTATATTGATTACAATGGAATTCATTTTTTGATTTTTGTCCGAAGTCCGATGTTGGAAGACGGAAGTTTTTTATGTATAGACTATAATATTTTTATTGAAGTCTTCTGACTTCTGATACCCATCTTCTGACCCTTATTTCACTTCCAGATAATTATCCTGAGGATTAACATCCGCTAATCTTTGGCTGAAATCTATTCCCATTGCTGCTATCTGAGATTTGGTATAAGGTAATGTAAAACTGTATTCCTGCTGAGTCCAAGCCCAGTAAGGTAAGGTCTGAATATTACCGTAGATATCTTTCGTTTTCCAAACTCTGGTCAAGTTCAATGGAATGTTGTAATTGATAACTTTTTTATCTTTTGTCAAAATACTGAAATCAATCGGCATCGGAACTCCTCCTTTATTCACCAAAGTAATGGTTGTTGATTGAGGGTCATATTTCACATTCTTGATTCCGTAATCAATTGTTTTGGTTGTGTTAATCCAATAATGCTGGAACCATTTTAAATCCATCCCGGAAACCAACTGAGCAATGTGAATGAAATCTCTTTCCGTTGGATGTTTCATCGCCCATTCGTCGTAATATTTCAGCATAATTTTGCTGAGATTTTCTTCTCCCACGATGTAACCTAACTCTATTAAAAATGTTTCTCCTTTGATATAACTTGCATAAGTGTAAGCTGTTCCGTTATCGTGATGATCGCCTAACCAAACCGCAGGTTCTTCTTTTCCTGATTTGGCGAAATTAGCATAAGCTTTCAACGCGCCAACAAATGGATTGGGTTGTGATTCTCTTGGCGGGAATAATCTGTAAGACACAAAATCTTCTGCATACTGCGTAAATCCTTCATCCATCCAAGGTCTTACACTTTCATTGGTCGCCAGCATCTGCTGAAACCAAGAGTGTGCACCTTCGTGAAACATCAAACCAGAAAGTCCTTCCAACGAAGTAGCTTCACCCAAAACCATCGTACACATTCCATATTCCATACCGCCATCTCCACCTTGGATGAAGGAATAACTTGGCCATTTGTAACGACCGAAAGTCGCGTTCATCAATTGGAAATATTTCGTGATGTATGGTTTCATTTCTGACCAATATTTTGTCTTTTCAGATTTTTGATAAACTAAGTAAACTTTTGGTCCATCCAAAATCGGAAAACTTTCTACTGAATAATCTCCGTCCGCAGCCCAAGCAAAATCCAAAATGTTTTTCGCTGTCCATTTCCAGGTTACTTTATTAGAAATATCTTGTTTTATAGTTGCACTGCTATCATAACCTTTTACTTCTGTTGGATTTTCCAGATTTCCTCCAGCTCCGATGACATAATCTTTATCGATTTTGATATTCACTTCATAATCCGAAAATGGCGCGTGAAACTCTCTTCCAACATAATCAAACGGAGCCCAACCGTCATAATCGTACTCAGCGATTTTCGGGTACCATTGCGACATTGTCATATCGACACCTTCGCGGTTGTTTCTTCCCGCTCTTCGGATTTGCATCGGGATATTAGCGTCCCACTCCATTGTGAAGGTTGTGGAGGAATTTGGCTTAATGGCTTCTGCCAAGAAAACCTTCATCACAGTTCCCTGAATCTCGAATTTCAAATCTTTTCCGTTCTGCTTTATCCAACGGATATTCTGCGCGCCTTCTTCATTTTTAGGAATCTCTGACAATCTGGAAACCACTGTATTCCCTACTCTTTTGACCAATCTTCCGTCCGCATTTACGCCTTGAGACTGCACGCGCTGATCCATCATAGAACCTGGCTTGAAGGCGTTCCAATACAAATGGAAATAAGCGACTTTCAACTCGTCCGGTGAATTATTTCTATAATCCAAAGTTTGTTTTCCTTGATAAGTGAAATTGGCAGCATCCACATCAATATCCATTTTATATTTGGCATATTGCTGATAATAAGGATTTTGCTGAGCCGATAAGATGAGAGAAAAAAGAATTGAGAATAGAGAGAATTTCAGTTTTTTCATAGATTTATGATTAAACCTAAAAGGTTTGTTTATAATAATTTCATCAAAAATAGGAAGTTTTTGTTGAATGACAAGTTTAATATAAAGTCAAAATTAATTTTTACGTATTAATTTTTTATATTTGTACGTAAAATTATTGTTTATGGATTCCAAACTCACTTTAAAATTAGATGAAAATGTCATCGAACGAGCGAAAAAATATGCTTCCAACAAGAAGGTTAGCCTATCAAGATTGATTGAAAATTATCTTGATTCTATCACAAGTCAACAAAATGATGATTTTGAGATTTCCCCTTTTGTGAAAAGTATTTCCAGTGGAAAAAGTGTGCCGGCAGATTTGGATTGGAAAACTCTGAGAGATGATTACACGGACAATTTGGATAAAAAACACCAATAGATGAAAAAGATATTTTTGGATACCAATATCATCCTGGATTTCCTTGGAGAACGAGAAGGTTTTTATGAAGCGTCTGCAAAAATTATGACTTTGGCGGATAAAAAGAAGATACAA is from Epilithonimonas vandammei and encodes:
- a CDS encoding SGNH/GDSL hydrolase family protein, which codes for MKKLYISTVAATMLFAVSCQSDFENSTEDVVVTSGEANFSKYIALGNSLTSGFRDNALYIDGQNESYPNIIAQQMKRASGGEFVQPLMSDNNGGMILGTTVIQATKLYIESFSNGSPVLKNVAATPTTDVTKKLSGTINNMGVPGAKSFHLIAPGYGNLSGITLGTANPYYVRFATSATSTVAGDAAAQKPTFFSLWIGNNDVLSYASSGGLGTDQKGNTNPASYGSNDISDPNVVAGAIKTVLETLKAAGSTKGVIANIPYVTSIPYFTTVPYNPLTPQKLGSNITVLNASLYGPLKQALTAFGAGDRINLLSSTASNPVLIKDVSLTNLSAQLTAALTPSLGAATAAAFGQIYGQARQATAEDYVLLTASSVIATTNVSAPASINVNGVSYPLENQYVLTKTEAASVKTAIDAYNSQISALATAYGLAFVNANAKMVELNSASGIQFDGVKYSAKFVTGGTFSLDGVHLTGRGYAVVANEFLKAINYKYKSNLPMVNPNSYSGVTFPK
- a CDS encoding DUF6364 family protein; this translates as MDSKLTLKLDENVIERAKKYASNKKVSLSRLIENYLDSITSQQNDDFEISPFVKSISSGKSVPADLDWKTLRDDYTDNLDKKHQ
- a CDS encoding type III pantothenate kinase: MNSIVINIGNTNIRFGLFDDDNCDISWVINTKPYKTTDELFVQILMLYQTYKIDVDHIDKVIIGSVVPQLTKVVASSIKKIHQKVPIIVDRNTPSGVIPKSKQMGTDIYANLVAAHNLYPRNKKIILDFGTALTASCLTEKGETVGVIIAPGIITSLNSLIKGTAQLPEIELVKPKSVLGLDTITCMQSGMVYGFLGMVEGFIDRINDEVNDNCFVIATGGVSHVYKPLTNKINIADKLHTLKGLYYLGKDL
- a CDS encoding M1 family metallopeptidase — its product is MKKLKFSLFSILFSLILSAQQNPYYQQYAKYKMDIDVDAANFTYQGKQTLDYRNNSPDELKVAYFHLYWNAFKPGSMMDQRVQSQGVNADGRLVKRVGNTVVSRLSEIPKNEEGAQNIRWIKQNGKDLKFEIQGTVMKVFLAEAIKPNSSTTFTMEWDANIPMQIRRAGRNNREGVDMTMSQWYPKIAEYDYDGWAPFDYVGREFHAPFSDYEVNIKIDKDYVIGAGGNLENPTEVKGYDSSATIKQDISNKVTWKWTAKNILDFAWAADGDYSVESFPILDGPKVYLVYQKSEKTKYWSEMKPYITKYFQLMNATFGRYKWPSYSFIQGGDGGMEYGMCTMVLGEATSLEGLSGLMFHEGAHSWFQQMLATNESVRPWMDEGFTQYAEDFVSYRLFPPRESQPNPFVGALKAYANFAKSGKEEPAVWLGDHHDNGTAYTYASYIKGETFLIELGYIVGEENLSKIMLKYYDEWAMKHPTERDFIHIAQLVSGMDLKWFQHYWINTTKTIDYGIKNVKYDPQSTTITLVNKGGVPMPIDFSILTKDKKVINYNIPLNLTRVWKTKDIYGNIQTLPYWAWTQQEYSFTLPYTKSQIAAMGIDFSQRLADVNPQDNYLEVK
- a CDS encoding RrF2 family transcriptional regulator encodes the protein MLSKRVKYAIKTLLFLNRTNNASLFSAKKISENERIPLKFLEQILRELKQNKILKSERGAEGGYTFMKDPADIKVLDVIRIVDGPVAMLPCASLNFYEKCADCTDEATCGIRKLLINVRDSMLPILDTSIADMTKSEKFPI
- a CDS encoding nucleoside deaminase, with protein sequence MFTDEYFMKMAFQEAQLSLEKDEVPIGCIIVSNDRVIARSHNLTETLTDVTAHAEMQAITSAANFLGGKYLQNCTLYVTLEPCVMCSGALAWSQISKVVIGARDEQRGFINKGLSLHPKTEVVTGVLEKECSEIVKDFFKNKR